In Anolis sagrei isolate rAnoSag1 chromosome 9, rAnoSag1.mat, whole genome shotgun sequence, the following proteins share a genomic window:
- the C9H15orf48 gene encoding normal mucosa of esophagus-specific gene 1 protein: MGNMGIFQLMMKKKELIPLIAFVSLAGVGATLASLNAMRKSDVIFNKTGNPEPWEHVNPSQPQKLITINQEWKPIEELEKVKKMMK, from the exons ATGGGGAATATGGGGATCTTCCAGCTCatgatgaagaagaaagaa CTTATTCCTCTGATTGCATTTGTCTCCCTTGCCGGAGTGGGAGCAACGCTGGCGAGCCTTAATGCCATGAGAAAAAGCGATGTGAT tTTTAACAAGACTGGCAACCCAGAACCATGGGAACACGTGAATCCAAGCCAACCCCAAAAG CTGATAACAATCAACCAGGAATGGAAGCCCATAGAAGAGCTGGAGAAAGTCAAAAAAATGATGAAGTGA